A stretch of DNA from Lycium ferocissimum isolate CSIRO_LF1 chromosome 4, AGI_CSIRO_Lferr_CH_V1, whole genome shotgun sequence:
GTTGCAGATCTGATAATATTTCTGGTGACAGACTGCTCGTAATAGTGCAAAACAGAAGTTATAGTACCTAGAGGATGTCCATACAGTGGAAGGAAGAAGAACTATGctaaagatcttttttttttttttttttttttcctaagaaTCTTGATATATCAAAGGAACTGTCTCtccttttcaacaaaaaaataataatgactCGATCgcaaatatcaagaaacaatgcAGACTTAGATACAGTCTCTCCCCACTCTCTTCACTGTTGATTTCTAGAGTGGAAACAATGCCTCAGCAACAATACTGTTCATTCTCCTTATCACTTTGATAGACCTTCCAATATTAAGTTCTAAGTTTGACTCAACAGGGTTCACCAAATAAGGAAGTTTCAGATGATTCATGAGACCAGCACttttaactatatatatagaacaGGAGAATTTGACAAATACGCACACTCCTTAAATTAACGGCTATCGAAGAGAAAAAATATTAGACAAACAGCCTCTTAGCGACATAAACAGTCGGCATGCTTTCTTACTCATGATAGCTCAAACTGGAAGGACTTTCTATTTATTGTTGGCACTTCGCTTTTAGTTAGAAGGAGAAGTAAAGGTTGCTCCTTTGAACAACTGCAAATGCTATCAGTTCAATTTTCTTCTCATTCCATCTATCTATATAATTTGCTTGATTAGCCCCCATCTTAAGTTCGAGCCCTAATATCTAAGAGGACATGAATGAAGCACCCTCCTTGTTTACACCTACAAGCCTAGAAATTGCAATTAGACAGCTTTCACTTACAGCAGACAAAGAAAATCTTCTTGGATTTGCTACCGGTATTGCTAATGCCAATGACTAGGATgacaaacaaaaacaacatcaacaacatacctagtataatcccaccaggtggggtctggagagggtagaaTGTACGCCGAGCTTACCCCTACCTTAGAGGTAGAGATGTTGTTTCTGATAGATCCTCGGCTTTAGGAAAAACagttcaaaaaggaaaaaaacggGAACGAAGAAGTCATGGCAAAATGCAATAGAAAGCGTGACAAAGCATTTTGAACAGTAACTACAACAAAATAGTACGATAATCCAAGTATACAAGAAACAGGAGATAGTAACAAAAAATTGAAAGACAAGATGACACTGAAATATTTTTTCACCATAAGGCAAACTCGTTTAATTGATAACACATCAAGATGGTAACAAAGGATGACAATGTTCTAATCATACATAGCTACAAAAATTGAAGCAGAAACCTAACAATTATCTCAAAAATCAGGTAAGAAAACCTGTCTTGTTCCAAATAGTATTTCGGACCTGCCTCAAATCCCTCCCTTTCAACTTCCTCCCAACTCCTTCAAACACAGAGCACGCCAAAACCGGTGTTTGCTGCCTCGACGCAACAAATTCATGCGGTGGTACTAACATCTCATGATCACCACCCTccacctcatcatcatcatcatcgaaATGCCTTCCTCTTCGGGCCGTTGATTTTACAGGAACGTTCACTGGTGCGGACTGGAGATACTTAACCCGATCCACTACAGGCGGCCGTTTAGGTATTGTAGGAATCAAACGAGCCGCTGATGACGTGGAGGATGACGAGACGGAGAGTAAACCCGGCGCGTGAGACTCTGGTAGCGCGGCTAGGATACCGAAATGTCTGGGGTGGGAGCGATGATGATTAGCGTTAGGGCttgttgaagttgaaggaatATTGGAGTCGGATAGCGCGTCGAAGATGTCGTGTTCGCTCAGCTCATCTCCGGCGGTGGTAGAGGGTTGAGCGGTGGAGAAAATACGGAGGAGACGATCGGAGTACGGCGGTTTACGGTGGTAACGGGAATTATTGGCAGCGGCGCCGTTGCCGGAATCCATATGGGGAAATAAGGGTAACGGAAAAACGGAACGGTAACGGTAGGTAGTGGagctgttgttgttgtcgttgggAATGGAAGAAAAAGGTTACTTTACGCTAAATAATGAATACGTGACCGTTTACATGCATCTTTATGGAGTATTTCTTGCAGAAAtgtttaagaaaagaaaaatgtttttatgATATGAAAGACTCTTAAGATTTTGTACTCTATATATAAGGGAAGAGAAAATTGTCTTTAGATTCTTGTAATATGGTTGGATTATCATTATTAACTATCATATAAGAGCGAAATTATTACTACTACATAAAtgaattaatttgaaatttctgatgatctgataattggattacattaaattaaatatttgagaTAAAATCGCATTTAACTTAATTCTACGTTCACATTTGAGCTAAGTAATTGTacaaataacaaattaaatatttgagataaaataacTTTTAATATAATTCACTTCttaaagagaaagtgtacacgatCGTCGCAATATAATTAACTCAACTATAAATCGATGTCGAATTCCACAAAAAACAATATAAAAGACAATTACGAAAAGTGAAGTATTCATCACCAATTAAGTTAAACCAAATAATTTTCaataactaatttttattttaaaaataatataaatagaaCTATTTAGGAAGTGGGTAAAATGGTCTTAGTTGATTTCAAATACTTTATACcaactatttattttattaaattcataaaagaatagatTCTTGATTTAATATAAAAACAGAAAGAAACGTATATCAAGAAATGAGTGATAgataaaataaagggaaaagggtcaaaaataccctctactttggaaaaagggctaaaaatatcctccgaacttattttgggtcaaaaatacccctctcatccttaaagttttcaaatatacccctgtcttgatggaaattatcccccaaaaaatcatccgaaattattttttaaataacaaaatcatttaaacccaacccaactaaataataacccacaagatccccttattcccctaATTcgctcaaacttcaaacctacgtattgggggaataaggggatcttatgggtaattatttagttgggtcgggtttaaatgatggaaccGTACTGTGCCGAACCGTATTTTAGGTTCTTTTTAATAGAACTGAAGGTTTCAATATAAATTTCTAACCATACCGAATAATTATGgtggattttttattttataaaaacaccaaaccgaaccgaataaaTATACATGTAGAAATATGTATCAAAATTTATAATGCATAGAATTAGATATTTTAACCTAAAATCTTGccttggatgaatttaaatggaGAGGGCTATAATTAAAACTTAAACCTACTCTACTCTATTGAAATCAAATACATAAACTCTCGAACACTACTACACGACAATATCATCAACTActccaaaaaaaaggaaaggtttGTTTTCGCCTTGTTCTTTCTGTTCCCtctatattttttctaaatttttgaaGTTCTTATTCCAATTAGCAATGATAGCATCTACATATAACTTCATATTGCAAATTCTTAAACTAAGTATTTAATACAACTACCCTTTCCCACTGCACTGGAACTTATATGATGGTTAATTTATGTACTTTTAGTTttcaataaattttataataaaaatattctgTAAACATCAATTATCATGTCTTGATACAACCGTAAGCTTATTGCCTTGCTAGTATTTACTTTATAGTGTAGTGTGTTCCTTATAAGttatacgtatatgtacatgtatttgTGAGGTTCATTAATAATGTTAGTGTATTTTCAGTTTGTTTCTTCCATCCCTTTTTAGttcttaacttcttttttttcttaattgttagttgattttcaaaaaaataccaaaaattaaccgaaccgtaccgatacCAAAGAAAAATCGATATGATTGGGACGGTTTTAAGAGGTTTAATTTTGGTTATGTATAGTAGAGTAACCAAAAAATTGGTATGGTATACGGTTTTGCAAAAAACCGACCGAACCAAACCATTGACACCAACGTTGTTAGTGGAGTGctggccagtcaagaactctcatgtTCAGAAGATGTAAGTTGCGGAAATGAGGATGATGAGATGTATGTGTGCGCATACCAAGACAGATAAAATTAAGAATGAAGATATTTGGGACAAGGTAAGAGCAACCTTCATGGTGGACAAGATGAGAGAAGGGaggtgttacatcccgtattctcgtgcgttaagttgcatcataggctagtcacataagctcaaggacaggattatgtttgaagttataagtgtttatgttatgttcagcaagtgataagtaagtgtcgcgaaggttggaggttaaacgaatcggaaaaaaataaaataagtttcactgagtttgggatgttgactaacttatacagactgtatggagttttggacatatccaagtatgcaaataaagagatcggtgtataaaagttttaggtctcgaaataatttccgtgGATgaacagtaactgctacagtgacttcggagcaactatataaaggggtttaacccctcattttcagccaagaaatcagcccaaaaatatttcccaacaATTCTAGAAAGttctccaaccttccctccATTGAATTTCGACgcgagttaagtaaaaattTTCGGATTCGGGTTCCGCCGGCGTAtagttacgattataatattgtgttgcggtgaatttgtggcttgggagtaaggcaagtattggagatatcgcggtattatcggaagtaa
This window harbors:
- the LOC132052708 gene encoding protein S40-7-like, which translates into the protein MDSGNGAAANNSRYHRKPPYSDRLLRIFSTAQPSTTAGDELSEHDIFDALSDSNIPSTSTSPNANHHRSHPRHFGILAALPESHAPGLLSVSSSSTSSAARLIPTIPKRPPVVDRVKYLQSAPVNVPVKSTARRGRHFDDDDDEVEGGDHEMLVPPHEFVASRQQTPVLACSVFEGVGRKLKGRDLRQVRNTIWNKTGVSIS